From a region of the Eulemur rufifrons isolate Redbay chromosome 7, OSU_ERuf_1, whole genome shotgun sequence genome:
- the AQP7 gene encoding aquaporin-7 isoform X4 — translation MNATVVVTSVHEALRKQPIREFLAEFLSTYVMMVFGLGSVAHMVLGDKKHGSYLGVNLGFGFGVTMGVYVAGNVSGAHMNAAVTFTSCALGRMSWKKFPIYVLGQFLGSFTAAATIYGLFYSAIIRFSGGELTVTGPTATAGIFATYLPDHMTLWRGFLDEVLLTGMLQLCLFAITDKKNPEFQGSQALVIGILVVIIGVSLGMNSGYAINPSRDLPPRFFTYLAGWGKQVFRAGDNWWWVPVVAPLLGAYLGGIIYLVFIGSNTPEKPEKLEDSAALEDHRVSVLPKTSHDPSVAPITPVSGAPIKKSSVQPAPTVRDSMHVEHF, via the exons ATGAACGCCACTGTGGTGGTAACCTCGGTGCATGAAGCACTGCGGAAGCAGCCGATACGGGAGTTCCTGGCCGAGTTCCTGAGCACGTATGTCATGatg GTGTTTGGCCTCGGTTCTGTGGCCCATATGGTTCTAGGAGATAAAAAACATGGGAGCTACCTCGGTGTCAACTTGGGTTTTGGCTTCGGAGTCACCATGGGAGTGTACGTAGCAGGCAACGTCTCTG GGGCCCACATGAATGCAGCAGTGACCTTCACTAGCTGTGCACTAGGTCGCATGTCTTGGAAGAAGTTTCCTATATACGTGCTGGGTCAGTTCCTGGGCTCCTTCACGGCTGCTGCCACCATCTACGGCCTCTTCTACT CAGCCATTATCCGCTTCTCGGGTGGAGAGCTGACGGTGACCGGTCCCACAGCCACTGCTGGCATTTTTGCCACCTACCTTCCAGATCACATGACACTGTGGCGGGGCTTCCTGGATGAG GTGTTACTGACGGGGATGCTCCAGCTGTGTCTCTTCGCCATCACGGACAAGAAGAACCCAGAATTTCAAGGGTCCCAGGCCCTGGTGATTGGCATCCTTGTTGTCATCATTGGGGTATCCCTAGGCATGAACTCAGGATATGCTATCAACCCCTCCCGCGACCTGCCCCCCCGCTTCTTCACCTATCTTGCCGGCTGGGGCAAGCAAGTCTTCAG GGCTGGGGATAACTGGTGGTGGGTGCCAGTGGTGGCACCACTTCTGGGAGCCTACCTAGGTGGCATCATCTACCTGGTCTTCATTGGCTCCAACACCCCAGAGAAGCCCGAGAAATTGGAGGACTCTGCGGCACTTGAAGACCACAGGGTGTCTGTATTGCCCAAGACCAGCCATGATCCATCCGTGGCCCCTA
- the AQP7 gene encoding aquaporin-7 isoform X3, with amino-acid sequence MNATVVVTSVHEALRKQPIREFLAEFLSTYVMMVFGLGSVAHMVLGDKKHGSYLGVNLGFGFGVTMGVYVAGNVSGAHMNAAVTFTSCALGRMSWKKFPIYVLGQFLGSFTAAATIYGLFYSAIIRFSGGELTVTGPTATAGIFATYLPDHMTLWRGFLDEVLLTGMLQLCLFAITDKKNPEFQGSQALVIGILVVIIGVSLGMNSGYAINPSRDLPPRFFTYLAGWGKQVFRWHHLPGLHWLQHPREAREIGGLCGT; translated from the exons ATGAACGCCACTGTGGTGGTAACCTCGGTGCATGAAGCACTGCGGAAGCAGCCGATACGGGAGTTCCTGGCCGAGTTCCTGAGCACGTATGTCATGatg GTGTTTGGCCTCGGTTCTGTGGCCCATATGGTTCTAGGAGATAAAAAACATGGGAGCTACCTCGGTGTCAACTTGGGTTTTGGCTTCGGAGTCACCATGGGAGTGTACGTAGCAGGCAACGTCTCTG GGGCCCACATGAATGCAGCAGTGACCTTCACTAGCTGTGCACTAGGTCGCATGTCTTGGAAGAAGTTTCCTATATACGTGCTGGGTCAGTTCCTGGGCTCCTTCACGGCTGCTGCCACCATCTACGGCCTCTTCTACT CAGCCATTATCCGCTTCTCGGGTGGAGAGCTGACGGTGACCGGTCCCACAGCCACTGCTGGCATTTTTGCCACCTACCTTCCAGATCACATGACACTGTGGCGGGGCTTCCTGGATGAG GTGTTACTGACGGGGATGCTCCAGCTGTGTCTCTTCGCCATCACGGACAAGAAGAACCCAGAATTTCAAGGGTCCCAGGCCCTGGTGATTGGCATCCTTGTTGTCATCATTGGGGTATCCCTAGGCATGAACTCAGGATATGCTATCAACCCCTCCCGCGACCTGCCCCCCCGCTTCTTCACCTATCTTGCCGGCTGGGGCAAGCAAGTCTTCAG GTGGCATCATCTACCTGGTCTTCATTGGCTCCAACACCCCAGAGAAGCCCGAGAAATTGGAGGACTCTGCGGCACTTGA